A single window of Drosophila suzukii chromosome 3, CBGP_Dsuzu_IsoJpt1.0, whole genome shotgun sequence DNA harbors:
- the Gug gene encoding uncharacterized protein Gug isoform X5 — translation MAASTQGEIRVGPGHQVNDVYAKLPDYNPISSFPIDKETDERELEESRWSPGVVADGDLLMFLRAARSMAAFQGMCDGGLEDGCLAASRDDTTINALDVLHDSGYDPGKALQALVKCPVSKGIDKKWTEDETKKFIKGLRQFGKNFFRIHKDLLPHKDTPELVEFYYLWKKTPGANNNRPHRRRRQSALRRNRVTRANNSSSSNTPPKKEDTPEPQTATTATATATAASETASRSSPAVSKEENSSLTEDDASECDSDSSLTHKRDESPSRMRTRNKQQNNNSSTSSSNNAAGNGGGNATSISSGSTGGGAAGGNSSSKDQSANAVANGKRPKRGSETPDVAGGASVDSPKTPTKAVAESSANKRKGGKQDTPNKKKRTEQEASEPSAQEENVVKEKRKRPDSPVESMNSDSRPDSVLDDGESNTTDTTTAEQQSTKDSKETISCKEERDMVTNDLEAKAEEKSIKAEALAEDSKDSAIKNMDEETNIQAPSSVDTSSVDGPNPNALANPVAPPITMKVPTIATVEALNASVDRKEAIEKMESCDSDPEMLKKLATIKQEVSPQQQQQQQQQQQLLQQQSQQQMQQQLAPVGIQPPPTCPPSESVYIKKEPMEDSMDATCNQNSNEPQDLKVKIEIKNEDALKHSAGGLPPTGPGAPPSALHPLSGAPVESGQEPLHLQHLPHGPMPTQPPPGYLIDGQLKYGPPGQGVPSQPPQLHSDAAGGASGAPPGAPTTPQKYPPEMEMKFAPQDLKYPPPPPLDALKYSQEMQAAAAAAAAAGKYDMKYMMEQQGKYPVELSAAHQPQSKPGYQDSLKIPDVKPGFGHLPHNVGSPLDVAHKYGPPPTSQESQQQQSQPPAHQVPPGATPPPGIAMPKPHYQHDVQTPPLGRPFEPTGLMLKYGDPLAAKYGPPQDLKYPMPPVSQAGPADVKPYGGENLIKSSPYGPPPESPIDASARSTPGQDSQGSNSNSQPPSMPPQPQQFQSPHPSPHMPSPAGGGLPPGMHPQNLIHGPPPGSAGGGPQPPPPPTSLHQPTPTAPGPPSLQHGLHPGHPHPQLSVASSMPPSSIGIPPTLSTMAPSHMHPHLHPHAHLQGLHRPHDLPPSMHPHAPMPLSLQGHPQHGHGLPPSHAPQQQQQQQQPPGGQAGTVRTPSPAQQPPRSMHDPQSSREPPSSQPSTTMAGSSGPGGPPPQQSPHAHRTSPLPGLAGSGPPPPGLIGHPMAIHPHLAHLPPGHPAHAALAHPGHHLLSHSIAGLGPGGGPIALLAGPGGLGGIPESALSRRTPPSHLPHSHASSAPLTPHSVASMTSSSMSLTTSTVPSSAFSRASPSVQISSGGGGPSGPGSVGPGGLPNSSAAAAAAAAAAAHRAASPASSVSSLSRQSPLHPVPQSPLSHHPSSSALSAAAAAVAERDRHALMRQQSPHMTPPPVSNASLMASPLSKMYAPQPGQRGLGTSPPPHLRPGASPPVIRHPQMPLPLPLIAPGGGIPQIGVHPGQSPYPHPLLHPSVFYSPHHHPFNSPYGYAPYGPGFPAYMKPPPQPGQLDPAAVMAAHHAGLQGPPPQQMRQDEQNAAAAAAAAAAEKQHQAAAAAAAQQHKAPQQQPPGGMQPNKPPTPKTPQGPGGGMPPGMGGPGTPTGLPPGAYPGSHMPGYPQGPPHGSPFAPQDGQPHGLKPTSHMDALRAHAHSANSAGMGGGHHPTEPLPIDIEPDPEPEIPSPTHNIPRGPSPEAKPDDTECHRSQSAIFVRHIDRGDYNSCTRTDLIFKPVADSKLARKREERDRKLAEKERERRQQQQQQQQQQQQQQAAAAQQAAQQAKMKAELKPPYADTPALRQLSEYARPHVAFSPVEQMVPYHHPMGPMYRERELEEIKNAQAAAASQSRLDPHWMEYYRRGIHPSQFPLYANPAISQMERERLGIPPPHHVGLDPGEHMVRMIRLTREYHAHSHTHLHLPLHPQPQPPEAGFQLPPNVGQYPRPNMLIPREPHSDVLLRMSYADQLQVSQFPNPPPNSLITYIQYLQAAEFQRQSLHDQYFRNQLR, via the exons ATGGCGGCCTCCACTCAAGGAGAAATTCGAGTGGGTCCCGGCCACCAGGTAAACGATGTCTAT GCAAAACTGCCCGATTATAATCCAATCTCAAGCTTCCCCATCGACAAGGAAACCGATGAACGTGAACTAGAGGAATCAAGATGGAGTCCAGGCGTTGTGGCCGATGGCGACTTGTTAATGTTCTTGCGTGCGGCTCGCTCCATGGCTGCATTTCAAGGAATGTGTGATGGCGGACTAGAAGACGGTTGTTTGGCTGCCAGTCGCGACGACACCACAATAAACGCACTCGACGTG CTCCACGATTCTGGCTACGATCCAGGCAAAGCTCTACAAGCGCTAGTAAAGTGCCCCGTTTCGAAGGGCATCGACAAGAAGTGGACCGAGGACGAAACAAAGAAATTCATTAAGGGTCTGCGTCAGTTTGGGAAGAACTTCTTCCGCATCCATAAGGACCTGCTCCCGCACAAGGACACGCCGGAGCTGGTCGAATTCTACTATCTGTGGAAGAAGACGCCCGGCGCAAACAACAACCGGCCGCACAGGCGGCGACGACAGAGCGCCCTGCGCCGCAACCGTGTCACGCGGGCCAACAACagtagcagcagcaacacaccTCCCAAGAAGGAGGACACTCCAGAACCACAAACTGCGACGACGGCGACGGCGACGGCAACCGCGGCGTCCGAGACGGCGAGTCGCTCCTCGCCCGCTGTCTCCAAGGAGGAGAACAGCTCGCTCACCGAGGACGACGCCAGCGAGTGCGACAGTGATTCGAGTCTGACCCACAAAAGGGATGAATCACCCTCAAGGATGAGGACGCGAAATAAGCAAcagaacaacaacagcagcaccagcagcagcaacaacgcGGCCGGCAACGGTGGCGGTAACGCCACATCCATAAGCAGCGGTTCAACCGGCGGCGGTGCCGCTGGCGGCAATAGCTCCTCCAAGGATCAGTCAGCCAACGCCGTGGCTAATGGCAAGAGGCCCAAGCGAGGCTCCGAAACACCGGATGTTGCCGGCGGAGCCTCGGTCGATAGTCCCAAGACGCCGACGAAGGCCGTGGCCGAGAGTTCGGCCAACAAGCGTAAGGGTGGCAAGCAGGATACGCCCAACAAGAAGAAGCGAACGGAACAGGAGGCCAGCGAGCCGAGTGCCCAGGAGGAGAATGTCGTTAAGGAAAAGCGCAAGCGACCCGATAGCCCGGTGGAGAGCATGAACTCGGACAGCAGACCGGACTCTGTGCTGGATGATGGAGAGTCGAATACGACTGACACCACGACCGCCGAGCAGCAGTCCACCAAGGACAGCAAGGAGACGATCAGCTGCAAGGAGGAGCGCGATATGGTCACCAACGATCTGGAGGCCAAGGCCGAAGAGAAGTCCATTAAGGCAGAGGCTTTGGCGGAGGACAGCAAGGATAGCGCTATTAAGAACATGGATGAGGAGACAAACATCCAGGCGCCGAGCAGCGTAGATACGAGTTCGGTGGACGGACCCAATCCTAATGCCTTGGCCAATCCCGTGGCGCCGCCGATTACCATGAAGGTGCCCACAATTGCCACTGTTGAGGCGCTGAATGCGTCCGTGGATCGCAAGGAGGCCATCGAGAAAATGGAATCGTGCGACAGTGACCCAGAGATGCTCAAGAAGCTGGCCACCATCAAGCAAGAGGTTTctccgcagcagcagcagcagcaacagcaacagcaacagctgCTGCAGCAGCAATCACAGCAGCAGATGCAGCAACAACTTGCTCCAGTTGGCATTCAGCCACCTCCAACTTGCCCGCCCTCCGAGTCGGTCTACATCAAGAAGGAGCCCATGGAGGACTCAATGGACGCCACCTGTAATCAGAATAGCAATGAGCCACAGGACTTGAAGGTGAAGATCGAGATTAAAAATGAGGATGCACTGAAGCACAGTGCTGGAGGTCTGCCGCCCACAGGTCCTGGTGCACCACCCTCAGCCCTGCATCCGCTCTCCGGAGCTCCGGTGGAAAGTGGTCAAGAGCCGCTGCACCTGCAGCACTTGCCTCATGGGCCGATGCCGACGCAACCGCCTCCTGGCTACCTTATCGATGGCCAGCTGAAGTATGGACCACCGGGACAAGGTGTGCCTTCACAGCCACCACAACTGCATAGCGATGCGGCAGGAGGAGCGAGCGGAGCACCACCTGGAGCGCCGACAACTCCCCAAAAGTATCCGCCCGAAATGGAGATGAAGTTCGCTCCCCAGGATCTGAAATATCCTCCACCGCCGCCTCTAGATGCACTCAAGTACAGCCAGGAGATGCaagcggcggcggcagcagcggcTGCTGCTGGCAAATACGATATGAAGTACATGATGGAGCAGCAGGGCAAGTATCCCGTGGAGTTGTCCGCTGCCCACCAGCCGCAAAGCAAGCCGGGCTACCAGGATTCCCTAAAGATACCCGATGTGAAGCCCGGTTTTGGTCACCTGCCGCACAATGTAGGCTCGCCACTGGACGTTGCCCATAAATATGGACCGCCACCAACGTCCCAAGAgtcccagcagcagcagtcccAGCCGCCGGCACATCAGGTGCCGCCGGGAGCCACGCCGCCGCCTGGCATTGCCATGCCCAAGCCGCACTACCAGCATGATGTGCAGACACCACCGTTGGGACGACCCTTCGAGCCTACTGGTCTCATGCTCAAGTATGGTGATCCCTTAGCGGCTAAATACGGCCCGCCGCAGGATCTCAAGTACCCTATGCCACCGGTCTCCCAGGCAGGACCAGCGGACGTGAAGCCTTATGGCGGCGAGAATCTAATCAAGTCCTCGCCGTACGGCCCTCCGCCAGAGAGTCCAATCGACGCCTCGGCGCGCTCTACGCCTGGTCAGGATAGCCAGGGCAGCAACAGCAATTCCCAGCCCCCGTCGATGCCACCCCAACCGCAGCAGTTCCAGTCGCCGCATCCCTCGCCGCATATGCCTTCGCCAGCCGGCGGTGGCTTGCCCCCGGGAATGCATCCGCAAAATCTCATCCACGGCCCGCCACCAGGTTCAGCGGGTGGTGGCCCTCAGCCGCCTCCGCCGCCCACGTCGTTGCACCAGCCCACGCCCACGGCTCCAGGACCGCCCAGCCTGCAACATGGCTTGCATCCTGGTCATCCGCACCCGCAGCTGTCTGTGGCCTCGTCAATGCCGCCTAGCTCGATTGGAATTCCTCCCACGCTCTCGACGATGGCGCCCTCGCACATGCACCCTCACCTTCACCCACATGCACATCTGCAGGGTCTCCATCGGCCTCACGATCTGCCACCCAGTATGCATCCGCATGCTCCCATGCCACTGTCGCTGCAGGGACATCCGCAACATGGTCACGGACTGCCGCCCTCGCATGCTcctcagcagcagcagcaacaacaacagccgCCTGGTGGCCAAGCTGGCACGGTGCGAACTCCATCACCTGCCCAGCAGCCGCCTAGATCCATGCACGATCCGCAATCGTCTCGAGAGCCACCAAGCTCGCAGCCATCAACCACGATGGCGGGTTCGAGTGGTCCTGGTGGACCACCGCCGCAGCAATCGCCGCACGCGCATCGCACATCGCCGTTGCCTGGTTTAGCGGGCAGTGGTCCGCCGCCCCCAGGTCTTATCGGCCATCCGATGGCCATACACCCGCATCTGGCTCACCTGCCACCGGGTCATCCGGCCCACGCAGCGCTGGCACATCCGGGTCACCATCTGCTGTCGCACTCGATAGCAGGCTTGGGACCTGGTGGTGGACCCATCGCTTTGCTGGCCGGACCCGGGGGACTTGGAGGAATTCCAGAGTCCGCTCTAAGTCGCCGCACCCCGCCCTCTCACCTGCCACACTCGCACGCCTCCTCGGCTCCGCTGACGCCGCATTCGGTGGCCAGCATGACTTCTAGCAGTATGTCGCTGACCACCAGCACAGTGCCATCGTCCGCCTTTAGCCGCGCCAGTCCTAGCGTACAGATCTCGAGCGGTGGAGGAGGACCATCGGGACCCGGAAGCGTTGGACCCGGAGGGTTGCCGAACTCCtcggcagcggcggcggctgcTGCAGCGGCAGCTGCTCATCGAGCGGCTTCGCCGGCGTCTAGCGTTAGCAGCCTGAGTCGTCAGAGTCCGCTGCATCCGGTGCCACAGTCGCCGCTCAGCCATCATCCTTCGTCCTCTGCGTTGTCCGCTGCGGCGGCAGCTGTTGCGGAAAGGGATCGACATGCGCTGATGCGTCAGCAATCGCCACACATGACACCTCCACCGGTGTCCAATGCATCGTTGATGGCTAGTCCTCTGAGCAAGATGTATGCTCCTCAACCAGGTCAGAGGGGCTTGGGGACGTCTCCACCACCGCATTTGCGGCCAGGAGCCTCACCGCCAGTCATTCGCCACCCGCAGATGCCTCTGCCGTTGCCACTGATCGCGCCTGGCGGGGGAATCCCGCAGATTGGAGTGCATCCGGGTCAGTCACCGTATCCGCACCCGCTACTGCACCCCTCGGTCTTCTACTCGCCGCATCACCATCCCTTCAATTCGCCATACGGCTATGCGCCCTATGGTCCTGGATTCCCGGCCTACATGAAGCCGCCGCCACAGCCGGGACAACTTGACCCGGCAGCTGTGATGGCCGCCCACCATGCTGGACTGCAGGGACCGCCGCCACAGCAGATGCGTCAGGATGAGCAGAATGCAGcggcagccgcagcagcagcagctgctgaGAAACAACACcaagcagcggcagcagcggcagctCAGCAGCACAAGGCGCCGCAGCAACAACCGCCTGGCGGAATGCAACCAAACAAACCGCCGACGCCAAAGACGCCACAGGGTCCGGGCGGTGGAATGCCTCCGGGAATGGGTGGACCTGGAACACCGACGGGTCTTCCGCCTGGTGCCTATCCTGGCAGCCATATGCCGGGATATCCACAAGGACCACCTCACGGATCGCCCTTCGCCCCGCAAGATGGTCAGCCTCACGGTCTGAAGCCCACATCGCACATGGACGCCCTGCGAGCCCACGCACACTCGGCCAATTCGGCGGGAATGGGCGGAGGACATCATCCCACGGAGCCAT TGCCCATTGATATTGAGCCGGATCCGGAGCCAGAGATACCCAGTCCAACGCACAACATACCACGTGGTCCCAGTCCCGAAGCAAAACCGGACGACACGGAATGCCATCGCTCTCAGTCTGCCAT ATTTGTGCGCCACATCGATCGTGGAGATTACAATTCATGCACGCGAACGGATTTGATCTTCAAGCCGGTGGCTGACTCAAAGTTGGCCCGCAAGCGCGAAGAGCGCGACCGCAAGCTGGCCGAGAAGGAGCGAGAGCGGCGTCAG cagcagcaacaacagcaacagcagcagcaacaacagcaagcAGCAGCCGCCCAACAGGCCGCGCAGCAGGCGAAGATGAAGGCGGAGCTGAAGCCCCCGTATGCGGATACGCCAGCATTACGACAACTGTCAGAGTACGCTCGTCCCCATGTCGCCTTCAG TCCTGTTGAGCAGATGGTGCCATATCATCATCCAATGGGCCCCATGTACAGAGAGAG GGAACTGGAGGAGATCAAGAACGCACAAGCTGCTGCGGCTAGTCAATCCCGACTAGATCCGCACTGGATGGAGTACTATCGACG CGGCATCCACCCCTCGCAGTTCCCCCTGTATGCGAATCCGGCGATATCGCAGATGGAGAGGGAGCGTCTGGGAATCCCACCTCCGCACCATGTGGGGTTGGACCCGGGCGAGCACATGGTGCGTATG ATACGATTGACGAGAGAATATCATGCACACTCTCATACTCATTTACATTTGCCTTTGCATCCACAGCCGCAACCACCGGAGGCCGGTTTCCAACTGCCAC CGAATGTTGGCCAGTATCCGCGGCCAAATATGCTTATACCTAGGGAGCCGCACTCGGATGTCCTGCTGCGCATGTCCTATGCCGACCAACTACAGGTTTCCCAATTCCCTAATCCACCTCCTAACTCATTAATTACATATATACAGTATTTACAGGCCGCCGAGTTCCAGCGACAGTCCCTGCACGATCAGTACTTTAG